CTGATGAGGCGCCCTGTCCGGGGCGCTCCGGGGCACGGTGATCACCACGCGCAGGCCTTCGGGCTCGTTGTGCGCGAAGGAGAGCGTGCCGCCTGAGCCGGCGAGCAGCGCACGGGTGATGGACAGGCCCAGCCCCGACCCGGACACGTTCTGGTGCCGGCCGCTGCGCCAGAAGCGGTCCCCGACCCGCTCCAGTTCCTCGTCGGTCAGTCCGGGGCCGCCGTCGGCCGTCTCCACGGTGACACGGTCGCCCCCCGCGGTGACGGTGACCGTGACGGAGCCCGATTCCGGGGTGAACTTCACAGCGTTGTCCACGACGGCGTCCAGCGCGCTGGAGAGCGCCACCGGATCCGCCCACCCGGTGGCGGCCGACTGGCCCGCCGTCGTCAGCTCGACGCCCTTCTGCTCGGCCACCGGCCGCCATGCCGCCACGCGCTCGGCCGCCACCTCGGCGACATCGGTGAGCACGGCGTGCGCGGCGTCCGCGTGCTCGGCCAGCGCGAGGCCGAGCAGGTCGTCCAGGACCTGGGCCAGCCACTTGCCCTCCGCGCGTACGGAGGCCATCTCCTCGCTGTCCTCGGGCAGCTCCAGGGCGAGCAGCTCGATGCGCAGCAGCAGTGCGGACAGCGGGTTGCGCAGCTGGTGGGAGGCGTCGGCGACGAAGGCGCGCTGCTGTTCCAGGGCGTCTTCGACGTTGCCGGCCATCTCGTTGAAGGAGTGGGCGAGCCTGCGCAGCTCGGGCGGGCCGCCGGAGGCGACGACGCGGGAGGTGAGCTTGCCGGTGGCGATCTCGTGGGTCGCCCGGTCCAGGGTGCGTACGGGCCTGAGCACCCACCCGGTCAGGCGCAGCGCGGCACCGACGGCGAGCAGCATCGCGGCGGCCTCCCCGGCGACGATGGCGAGCCACCCGTGCAGGATGCGCGAGCGCATCGGTCCCGTCGGGGAGTCCGTGAGGACGACGGCCGCCACATCGCCGTCCCGGATGACGGGCGAGGCCACCGCGATCCGGCCGTCCTCCTGCCAGGGCCACACCTGTGGCGGGTCGTGGCTGCGGCGTCCGGCCAGCGCCTCGGCGAAGGCCCGCGCGCCGTCCTCTCCCTGCCCGTCGGCGCTCTCCTCGCCGTCGCCGGGAACGCGCCAGCCGTCGGGCGAGGAGGCCATCACCCGGCCGTCACGGTAGAAGACGCCCGCCCGGATGCCGTAGAGAGCGTGGTAGCGGTGCAGCTCCTTCTCCAGGATGGCCTGGCGCTCGTCCGGCTGGCTGGGGGCCGTGACGAACTGGGCGAGGGAGGCGAAGCGCGCCGTGTCGTCGATCCTGTCGACCACCACGCGCTGCTGTTCGCCCTGCGCCTGGCTCACGGCGAGGGGGAAGCCGAGGGCGAGCAGCACCCCGGCCAGCAGGATGAGGAGCAGTGGAAGCAGTCGTGAGCGCATCGTCGTCCGTCCGGCCCGGCCCCGCCCGGGTCAGGCGCCCCGGGCGGCCATGCGGTAGCCGACCCCGCGCACCGTCTCTATGAGAGCCGGCCGCTGGAGCTTGGCGCGCAGCGAGGCGACGTGTACCTCGAGGGTGCGCCCCGTGCCCTCCCAGCTCGTGCGCCAGACCTCGCTGATGATCTGTTCCCTGCGGAAGACGACGCCGGGCCGCTGGGCGAGCAGTGCCAGCAGATCGAACTCCTTTCGGGTGAGAGAGACCTCGGAGCCGTCCACGCTGACCTGCCGGGTGGGCAGCTCGATGGTGACTCCGCCCAGGCGCAGGGTGCCGTGGTCCGCGCCGCCCGCTTTCCCCGCGGTGCCCCCGGCGCTCGCCGTGTCGCGTGCGCCGCTCTCGGGAGCGCCCGCTCCGTCCTCGCCGGTGCGACGGCGGCTGACCGCGTGGATACGGGCCAGCAGCTCGCCCATGTCGTAGGGCTTCACGACGTAGTCGTCCGCGCCGAGGTTGAGGCCGTGGATGCGCGAGCGGACATCGGCGCGCGCGGTCACCATGATCACGGGAGTGGAGCTGGTGCGGCGGATCTTGCCGCAGACCTCGAAGCCGTCCTGGTCGGGCAGGCCGAGGTCGAGCAGGACAACGGCGAAACCCGGTGCGTCCTGTCCGCCCGCGAGCAGTTCCTGGAGAGCCTCGGCACCGCTGCGCACATGCGTGACGTCGAAACCGTGCCGCGCCAGCACAGCGGAGAGCGCCGCGGCAACCCGGTCGTCGTCCTCGACAAGCAGCAGTCTCAACCGACGCTCCTCCTGTCCTTTTGTGACCGCCCCCTGCGAAAGGTCCGACAGTGCATCCACGCCGACAGGCGCAGGTGAGTCAAGAGCCTGTTGAGCACGCCGGGGCATCCGTTATACAGCCGGTACGGCGACGGCCGGAGGGCTGCCGCGAGGAGAGCCCTTACGGGTCCGCGCCCGGGGGCCGGGGGCACCCACCGTCTCCTTCAGCCAGTGTGCCCGGTCGCGGCCAGATCGTTATGCTCAATTTCAGCTCAGATGTAATGACGGTCACGTCAACAGCTCACTAAGGTCCTCGCAACCGACGAGGACGGAGCTATACGCCGATGAGTGAAGTATCGGTGATCAAGGACGCCGGCGGCCCTGACCCGGCGACCGACGAGCTGGTCGTGCTGGACAACGTCAACAAGCACTTCGGTGCGCTGCATGTCCTTCAGGACATTGACCTGACCATCGCGCGCGGCGAAGTCGTCGTCGTCATCGGTCCTTCGGGATCCGGCAAGTCCACGCTGTGCCGCACCATCAACCGTCTGGAGACGGTCGACTCGGGCAGCATCACCATCGACGGCAAGCCGCTGCCCGCCGAGGGCAAGGAGCTGGCGAGACTGCGTGCCGATGTCGGCATGGTCTTCCAGTCCTTCAACCTCTTCGCACACAAGACCGTGCTGGAGAACGTGACCCTCGGACAGACCAAGGTCCGCAAGGCTGACAAGCGGACGGCCGACGAGAAGGCCCGTGCGCTGCTCGACCGGGTCGGCGTCGGCAACCAGGCCGACAAGTACCCCGCGCAGCTGTCCGGTGGCCAGCAGCAGCGGGTCGCCATCGCACGGGCGCTCGCGATGGACCCGAAGGTGATGCTCTTCGACGAGCCGACCTCGGCCCTCGACCCCGAGATGATCAACGAGGTCCTCGAGGTCATGCAGCAGCTGGCCAGGGACGGCATGACGATGGTCGTGGTCACCCACGAGATGGGCTTCGCCCGCTCGGCGGCCAACCGCGTCGTCTTCATGGCGGACGGCCGCATCGTCGAGGAGGCCACTCCCGACCAGTTCTTCAGCAACCCGCGCAGCGACCGTGCCAAGGACTTCCTCTCGAAGATCCTGCACCACTGAGCACCGGGCCCGTGGACGGGCGCGGACCACGCGGGGTGCCGGGAGGCACCTCGGAGCACGGCAGAGCACCGCACGGCGACGACGGCAGCCACTGGCTGGGCCAACGACTGTTAAGTAAGGGATGTTCACCATGAGATTCCACAAGACTGCCGCCTCGGCAGCCGTGATCCTGGCTCTCGCCGCCACCGCGGCATGCGGGGGCAAGGAAGGCTCCGCCGGCGACAAGCCCAAGGACCAGACGAACGAGAAGGCGCTGCCGTCCTACAAGGCCGCCAAGGACGTCAAGGTCGACTCCCCCGCCCTGAAGAAGGCCCAGAAGCGCGGGAAGATCATCATCGGCGCCAAGGCCGACCAGCCCTACCTCGGCTTCCAGGACCAGTCGACCAAGAAGTACTCGGGCTTCGACATCGAGATCGCCAAGATGGTGGCGGCCGACCTCGGCTTCTCCGCCAAGCAGATCGAGTGGAAGACGGTCGACTCCAACGCCCGTGAGACCGCCGTCTCCAAGGGCGACGTGGACCTGATGATCGGCACTTACACGATCAACCCCGAGCGCAAGAAGCAGATCGACTTCGCGGGCCCGTACTTCCACGCCGGCGCCTCGCTGCTCGTCAAGAAGGACCAGAAGGCGGTCAAGGGCCCGGACAGCGTCAAGGGCAAGAAGGTCTGCTCCATCGTCGGCTCGACCCCGCTCCAGACCATCAAGGAGCCGAAGTACGGCGCCAAGGTCACCGAGCTGAGCAAGTACTCCGAGTGCGTCTCGCAGGTGCTCGACGGACAGGTCGACGCGGTCACCACCGACGACGCGATCCTGATGGGCTACGCCGCGCAGAACCCCGGCAAGCTCAAGGTCGTCGGCAAGCCGTTCTCCGAGGAGCCCTACGGTGTCGGCCTGAAGAAGGGCGACAAGGGTCTCCAGAAGGCCGTCGCGGACGCCATCAAGGCGCACCAGGACAACGGTGACTACAAGAAGGCGTTCGACGCGACGCTCGGCAAGTCGGGCTCGAAGTTCCAGGACCCCCCGGCCCTCACCGAGAAGTGACACCGCGCGCCCCGCTCCCCGGCGCACGAGCCGTGCGGGGCGGGGCGCGTGCTGTGGCCGTGCGGTGCGCGCGCCGTGAACCCGTCCGCTCAGCCGGCCCGTTCCCGGTTTCCTCGTCCGCCCCGTCGGTCTTCCCTGCCGTTCCGACGCGATTCCTCGCGGAGAATTCATGAACGTACTGCTCGACAATCTCGCGCTGTTCCGCGAGGGATTCCTCGGCACGCTGTCGTTGACCGTCGTCAGCGGCCTGCTCGCCGTGGTGCTCGGCCTGGTGATCGCCGGCTTCCGGGTCTCACCCGTACCGCCGCTGCGATTCTTCGGCACGATGTGGGTGACGGTGCTGCGGAACACCCCGCTGACGCTGCTTTTCCTCGTGGCGTTCTTCGTGGTGCCCAAGGTGTTCTTCCCCGGCATCAACTCCTTCGTCCTGGCCGTCCTCGCCTGTGGCTTCTACACCTCGGCCTTCGTCGCCGAGGCCGTGCGCTCCGGCATCAACACCGTTCCGCTGGGGCAGGCCGAGGCCGCCCGCGCGATCGGTATGTCCTTCACCCAGATCATGCGGATCGTGGTTCTCCCCCAGGCGACGCGCTCGGTGGTACCCCCGCTGAGCAGCATATTCATCGCCCTGACCAAGAACACCGCGATCGCCGGGGCCTTCGACAACGTCGACCTGTTCAACGTCGGAAAGACGCTGAGCAACGACGGCTACGACATCGCCGTCATCTTCATCTGGATCACCATCGGCTACCTCGTCATCACCTACGCCATCAGCGGCCTGTTCAAGCTGCTGGAAAACCGCCTGGAGGTGGCCCGATGAGTGCGAGCGTCCTGTTCGACGCGCCGGGTCCGAAGGCCCGGGCGCGGAATATCGTCTACACCGTTGTCGGCGTTCTCGCGCTGCTCGGACTCGTCGCATGGGCCGGCATACGGCTCTACGACAAGGGGCAGTTCGAGGGTGAACTCTGGGACATCTTCAACTACTCGGGAATCCGCGAGAACATTCTCGACGCGCTGCTGTCCACACTGAAGGTCTTCGCGCTGGCAGGCGTCCTCTCGCTCGTCTTCGCCGTGATCCTGTGCGTCGCGCGGCTGTCCGACCACAAGCCGGTGCGCTGGGTGGCGGTCGCCTTCATCGACCTGTTCCGGTCGATCCCGCTGCTGATCACGATCTTCGCGCTGTGGGTCGGCATCATCGGCGACATGACCCCGATGTGGGCACTCGTGATCGGCCTGACCATCTACAACGGCTGTGTCCAGGCAGAGGTGCTCCGCGCCGGTGTCAACGCCGTGCCCAGGGGACAGGCCGAGGCCGCCTACGCCATCGGCCTGCGCAAGACACAGGTGACGGCGTCGGTCCTCTTCCCGCAGGCCGTCCGGTCCATGCTGCCGACGATCATCAGCCAGCTCGTGGTCACCCTGAAGGACACCTCGCTCGGCTTCATGATCCTCTACCCGGAGCTGCTCTACTCGGCGCGGCTCATCGCCAACAACACCCCGGTGGGCGGCACCTATCCGATCGTCCAGACGGTCATCGTCTTCGGTCTGATCTACATCGTGCTCTGCCTCGCCCTGGCCGCGCTGGCCAACTGGATCGAGCGGCGCGGACGCCGGTCCAAGGCCGGCATCGTGCCCGCGAAGGCGAAGGAGCTCAAGGAGACGGTGACTTCGGGGCCGTAGAGCTGCGTGCGGCCGGAGGCGGCGGGCCCCTGTGGCCCGCGCCTTCGGCCGTTCGTCGTCTGCCGGCCTCACTTGACGCCCGCTCAGGCAGTGGGTTGCATACGATCGTGATCGTGCACCAGGCTCCAGGAACAGCGAACCCCGGCCCCCGTCAGCACCACCAGGGCTGTGAGGTCTCCCCGCTGTGGACCCGGTGATCGTGGTAGGCGCCGGACCTGCCGGACTCGCGCTTTCTCTTGCCCTTGCCCGGCACTCCGTGCCCTCCGTCGTTCTGGACGCGACCGACGGCAGCACGCCACCCCGCGCGGCCCGCACCTGCGTGCTGCGCGCGGACACCGCGGCCCAGCTCCCGCCGCTGCCCGGGCTGCGCTGGCGCTCCTGGCGCACCCAGCGGCGGGCCCAACCCGTCGAACGGGTCGACCTGCCACCGCACGAGGCACCCGTGCACGTCGAACAGCACGCGCTGGAGCGGGCTTTGCGCACCGCGCTGGAGAGCGAGAAGCTCGTCAGGATCGTCACCGGCAGTCACGTCGACGTCCTGGAGCAGGACCCGCACGGTGTCACGGCCCACACCCGCGGCCCGCAGGGCACCTGGTGGCGCGGCAGCTACGCCGTCGGCTGCGACGGAGCGCGCTCCACCGTTCGCAAGCTGCTCGGAGTCCGCTTCCCCGGCAGGACCGCCGTCGAGCGGCACGCGGTCGCGACGCTGCGCGTACGGCTCCCCTGGGAGGACGAGGGCTTCGGCGCGGGCGGGGAGGGGCGCGGGCCCATCGCGGCGCTGGAGCCCGGACCCTCCGGCCGATCCGGTGAAGCATCCGTCCCCGTACTCGGATCCGAGTACGGGGACGGAGACAGGGACAGGGACGGGGAAGCGGTGTGGGAGCGGGGCGACGCGGGTGCCGCGGGTGCCGCCCTGCTGCACCGGGACCCGGGCGGGACCCCGGGCGAGGTGACAGCCCGTCCGATCGCCGGGGGACTGTGGCGCCTGGACTGGCTGCTGGCGCCGCGCGGCGGCCTGGTGACGCCGGAGGAGATGCTGGAGCGCGTCGGCGACACTCTGACGGTGTGGTCCCAGGAGGCCCTCGCATCCGGCCCCGGCGGGTCCGGCGCCAGTGCGTCCCGCGCCGGCGCGTTCCGCGCCGGTGGCGCCAAGGCGGGCCGGGGCAAGGGAGCCGGCGAGGGCGCAAGCGGCGGCGTCGGCCCGTACGAGCTGGTCGACACCGGAGTGCACACCTCGCATCAGCGGCTGGCCCGACACTGGCGCGTCGACCGCGTCTTCCTCGCGGGGGACGCCGCGCATCTGACGGGCGCGCTGGGCGTGCAGTCCGTCGACGAGGGGCTGCGGGACGCGGCGAACCTCTCCTGGAAGCTCGCACTCGCCTGGCACGACGGCCATGACAGAGCCACGGGCACGCTGCTGGACAGCTACGAGGCGGAGCGGCGCGGCGCCGTCGCCCACCGGCTGCGCTCCGTCGACCAGGCGCTTGCCCTGGTACGGCGCGGCAGTGGGCTGCGCTCGCTGCTGCCCGGCGGAGGCGCTCGGTCCCATCTCGGGCTGCTGACCGACGGCCACTTGGGGCGCGGGCTGCTGGGCGCGCCCCCGGCGTACCCGCGCACCCCGCTCGCGCCCCCGCGCGCTTCTGTGAGCAGGGTGCCCGTAGGCACGGCACCGGGTGCCCCGGTGCACGACGTGCCGGTCACCGCGTCGGACGGCACACGCGGCAGGCTCCGCGACTGGCTGGGCGGCCCGGGCGGCGAGCTGCTGGTCATGCTGGTGGCACCCGGCACCGGCGTGTGGGACAGCCGCCACTGGCTGTCGGCCGGAATGATGCCCGAGCTGGCCGCGCTGGTAGCCGAACTGCCGCTGCGCGCCACGCTGCTGGTCGCCGAGAGCTACCCGGGAGCCGCGGCTCACACGGTCCTGGCCGTCCGCGCCGACGGCCACCTGTCCGCCGCCGTCCCCGCCGGCCGCACCACGGAACTGCGCGCGTGCGCGGTGGCTGTGCGCGGGGGCCCGGGCCAGCAGATCGAAAGGACGACCGGCAAAGAGCTCAACGGGGGTGGCGGTGGCGGGCGTTGAGGGCTCGCGCCCCGTTGAGCGCTCCTCCCGTGTCCGCAGAAACACCCTTTCGTGTAAGGCGTTCTTAGAGCGCCCCTATAAGCGCTCCCCACGCTGACGGCCATGGACGGGCCGACGCCCTCCCCCTTACGGGGACCACGAAGAGCGCGGAACGAGCGGGATGCCGGAGGCAGCCGGGACGTCGGGAGCTTTGGAGCAGCGCGGAAGGAGCGGAACGCACAGACGGCGGAGGACGAGGCGGGCCCTCGGGATCACCGGCGCGCTCGTCGTGACCGCGCCTAGACGTCGGGGAGGTGCTCCTCCAGCAGCTCCGGGTCTTCCCCCTCCTCCTCCAGCGCCCGGCGGACGACGCGCAGCGCGAGCCCTTCCGAATAGCCCTTACGGGCCAGCATCCCGGCCAGGCGCCGCAGCCGCTTGTCCCTCTCCAGGCCCCTGGTGGAGCGCAGCTTGCGCTCCACCAGCGCGCGGGCAGTCTCCTCTTCCCGCTCCGAGTCCAGCTGGCCGACCGCCTCGTCGATCACCGTGGATTCCACGCCTTTGGTACGCAGCTCACGGGCGAGCGCACCACGGGCCAAGCCCCTGCTGTGGTGCCGGGACTCCACCCAGGCGGCGGCAAAGGCGCTGTCGTCGATGAGACCGACGTCCTCAAGTCTGGCCAGCACCTCCTCGGCCGCCTCCTCCGGCACCTCCCGCTTGCGGAGCGCGTCGGCGAGTTGCTGGCGGGTGCGCGGAGTGCCGGTGAGGAGCCGCAGACAGATGGCCCTGGCGCGCTCCACCGGGTCCTGCGGCTCTTGCCCCCGGCCGCCCCGCTCCCCCTCGTCGGGGCGGCCCTGTCTCCCTCGCCCGCCTCGTGGGCTGCGAGGCGCATGCGGTGATCCCGCTCCGGCCCTCGACGAAGCGGGATCACCGCTGTCCTGGGGATCGGCCGCCGGCCCCTCGGCCCGGCCCGAACAGGCCGAGGGGTCTTGGCGCTCCGCGTGCGCGTACTCGTACTCCGGCCAGTCGCTGCGCCGCGTCACGGACTAGCTCTTGGCCGCGGCGGTCTTGGCGGTCTTGCTCGTTTTCGCTGTCCTACTGGCCGCCGGAGCCGGGACGGTCTTGGCCGCCGCCGCATCCGCCTCCCCGCCCGGGGTGCCCGGCGCCGGGGCCGGGGCGGCCGGGTCGGCCGTGCTTCCCGCGGCGTCCGTCCCGGGCTCGGCCGCCGGCTCCTCCGGCTGCACCCCGATGCCCAGCTTCTCCTTGATCTTCTTCTCGATCTCGTTGGCGAGGTCGGGGTTGTCCTTGAGGAAGTTGCGGGAGTTCTCCTTGCCCTGGCCGAGCTGGTCGCCCTCGTAGGTGTACCAGGCGCCGGACTTGCGGACGATGCCGTGCTCCACGCCCATGTCGATCAGTCCGCCCTCGCGGCTGATGCCCATGCCGTAGAGGATGTCGAACTCGGCCTGCTTGAAGGGCGGCGCGACCTTGTTCTTGACGACCTTGACGCGGGTGCGGTTGCCGACGGCGTCGGTGCCGTCCTTCAGCGTCTCGATCCGGCGGATGTCGAGCCGTACGGAGGCGTAGAACTTCAGCGCGCGGCCACCGGTGGTGGTCTCCGGCGAGCCGAACATCACGCCGACCTTCTCGCGGAGCTGGTTGATGAAGATCGCGGTGGTCTTGGACTGGTTGAGCGCACCGGCGATCTTCCGCAGCGCCTGGCTCATCAGCCGGGCCTGGAGGCCGACATGGGAGTCGCCCATCTCGCCCTCGATCTCCGCGCGGGGCACCAGAGCGGCGACCGAGTCGATGATGATCAGGTCGAGCGCGCCGGAACGGATGAGCATGTCGACGATTTCGAGGGCCTGCTCGCCGTTGTCCGGCTGGGAGAGGATCAGTGCGTCGGTGTCGACCCCGAGGCGCTTGGCGTACTCGGGATCCAGGGCGTGCTCGGCGTCCACGAAGGCGACCGTGCCGCCCGCCTTCTGTGCTTGGGCCACCGCGTGCAGGGTCAGGGTGGTCTTACCGGAGGATTCGGGGCCGTAGACCTCCACGACCCGGCCCCGCGGCAGACCGCCGACGCCCAGGGCGACATCGAGGGCGGTCGAACCGGTAGGGATGACCTCGATCGGCTCGTTAGGCCGCTCACCCATGCGCATCACGGCGCCCTTGCCGAATTGCCGTTCAATTTGGGCGAGGGCGGCATCGAGTGCCTTCTCGCGGTCGGTTCCTGCCATGGGGGCCACCCGGTTAGTTGCTTGAGTCGATCGCTTCACGTCAAAAGACGCTAGCGCCTGCCACTGACAATCGGTCCGGCACTCGGCGCGGACCCGCGCTCCTCCGGCCCCGGCCCGAGCGGTCGGGCTCGCCGGAACACCTATAAGAATCGATGTTCGATTTCTGCGTCAAGTCACCCCTCAACCCTGTGGATAACTCGCAAACCAGCAGGTCACAGAGGTATAGCGGCGGTTCAGGACCGACGTCGTCCCCGCCTCTGCGGGCCCTTTTCATCCCTCGAACCCAGCCTGACCCGGACATCCGTCACGTCGTAGCGCCTCACATAGGCGCCGAGAAATCCCTGGAGTGTCGCCGTCACCGGGATCGCGATCAGCGCACCGGCCACCCCCATCAGCGAGGTGCCCGCGATCACCGAGCCGAAGGCGACGGCGGGGTGGATGTCCACGGTCTTGGCGGTGATGCGCGGCTGGATCACATAGTTCTCGAACTGCTGGTAGACCACGACGAACGCCAGCACCCACAGCGCGGACCAGGGGTCGACGGTGAAGGCGAGCAGCATCGGAAGCGCCCCTGCCAGATATGTGCCGACCGTCGGCACGAACTGGGAAAGCACTCCCACCCAGACCGCCAGTGCCGCCGCGTAGGGCACCCCGAGCAGTTGGAGGAAGACGTAGTGCGCCACCCCGGAGACCAGGGCCATCAGCGCCCGCGAGTAGATGTAGCCGCCGGTCTTGGCCACCGCGATCTCCCACGCCCGCAGCGCCTCCGCCTGGTGCGCCGGGGGCAGCACCGAGCACAGCGCCACCCGCAGCCGGGGCCCTTCGGCGGCGAAGTAGAAAGTGAACAGCACGACCGTCAGCAGCTGGAAAACCCCGCCCAGCACGGTCGCCGAGATCCCCCACACGTTCTGCGCGCCGCTGCGCAGGGATCCGCGTACCCAGTCGGAGTGGATGACGTCCGACTGGAGCTTGTCGGCATCGAGATGGGTGTGGAAGGTCGCGTTGATCCAGTCGATGACGTCGCTGACGTAGGCGGGCAGGTTGTCGACGATTTTGGTGATCTGGTCGGCGAAGAGCGAGCCGAGAGCGGTGAAGAACCCGGCGCCGGCGATCAGCACCGCCAGGAAGACCACACCCGTCGCCAGCCCGCGCCGCATTCCCCGCCTGGCGAGGCCGTCGACCGCGGGCTCCATGGCCAGCGCCAGGAAGAACGCGACCAGGATGTTCAGCAGGAGTCCGAGAGCCCTCAGAACAGCCCAGCCGAGGAGCTGGTAGGCGCCGACCAGCGCCAGAGCGAGCACGAGGGCCCGCGGCAGCCAGCGCGGCATCCGGGGCGTGTCACGGACCGTGCTGCCGGATGGTGCCTCGCCCCTGCCGCCGTGCCCGGCCTCTTCCCGGCCGGGACCCTCGCCCTGATCGTCCCGGCCGCCGTCATCTGGTGCGCCCATCGGGCAAGTTTCGCGCTCCGGGACAGAACGCCCGCTTACGACGCGCCTCGTGTCGGGGCCTCGCCCCGGCGGCGCCACCATCCGGCAGCCGGCCTCGGCCCGGAACCGGGCCCGCGTCACGCGGCGTGAGTGCCTTCCCGTACAGCGTGGGCGCCGCCTCGTCCGGCGTTGTGCCGCACCATCCGGCTCAGCCTCCGCCGGTGCGGCTCAGCGCTTGTGCGCGGGGACGTCCATCACCGCGCACACCACCCGCCAGACCTCCTTCGCCTCCCACCCGGCCACGAACGCCTCGTGAACCGTCCGGCCGCCGAGTTCGGACATCACATAATCGCGCGCGAAGGAATCGGCGTACGCCTCACCGAAGTGATCCGCCATGCGCTCCCAGAAGACCGTCAACCGCATGCGTCCATTATCCCGCCCTCCGGGTTGGCTCCTGTCTGTGGCCGTGACCCGGCCGCCGCTCACGCCTACCGTCAGAGGATGGCTCCCTCTGGATCGACTCCTCTCTCCCGTGCCGAACATTTCATCTGGCTGACGGCGCGCGTGCTGGAGCAGCGGCGCTTCGAGCACCACTTCCTGGACGGCGACCCGGGCACCGTCGAGACCGCACTCGACGCCTACCGCAACGTCGACGGCGGCTACGGCCACGCCCTGGAGCCCGACCTGCGCGGTCCGGTCAGCCAGCCGCTGCACACGGCGGCTGCCATCCGGGTGCTGGACAGCATCGGGCGCTGCGCCGGACAGCGGGTGGAGCGCATCGGACGCTATCTGACGGCCGTCTCCACGCCCGAGGGCGCGCTGCCCGCCGTGCACCCCTCGCTGCGCGGGTATCCGGCGGCGCCCTGGATCCCGGTCGTGGACTCCCCGCCGAGCGACCTGCTCGCGACCGGCCCGGTGGTCGGCACGCTGCACCGCAACAGCGTCTGGCACGCCTGGCTGTTCCGTGCGACGGACTACTGCTGGCACACCATCGAGTCCCTGGACAAGACCCACCCCTACGAGGCGCAGGCCGCGCTCGCCTTCCTGGACGGAGTCCCCGACAGGCCGCGCGCCGAGGCGGCGGCCGACCGTCTGGGCACGCTGGTGCGCGAGCAGCGGCTGGCCGTGACGGACCCGGACCGCACGGAGGACTTCCCCGTCCCGGACGGCTACGCGCCCAAGGAGCACCACTACGTGACCGACTTCGCCCGTACCCCCGGCTCACTGGCCCGGCGCTGGTTCACCGGGGACGAGCTGGAGCGCGGCCTCGACCACCTGTTGCGCCGTCAGGAGGAGGACGGCGGCTGGAACATCGCCTGGCGCCGCTGGGCCCCGGGAACGGAGCTGGAGGGACGTCCCCTGGCCACCCTTGACGCGCTGCTGACCCTGCGCGCCTACGGGCGGCTCTGAGAGGACGCTCACGAGCGTGTCAGGGCGGGAGCCGGCCCCAACGCGGCCAGCCGCCCCGTCGGCCCTGGCAAGCCCTCTCCACGGGCCAGGGCCGACGTGCGGCGGGAGGGGACGTCTAGCCCAGTACCCGGACCCCCGCGGTCACCAGCACGGCAGCCGCCACGACCACCAGGAAGGGTGCGCGCAGCAGCAGAGCGACGGCAGCCGCCGCGAGGCCCGCCGTGCGGGCGTCGAGGACCAGCGCGGCGTCCTTGCTGAATGTCTGCTGCGCTATCAGCGCGGACAGCAGCGCCACCGGCACCAGGGCCGCCAGCCGCTTGGTGAGCGGTCGCTCCAGCACCCCCGCGGGCACCGACAGACCGAGCAGCTTCACCAGATAACAGCCGACGATCGTCGCACCG
This sequence is a window from Streptomyces sp. NBC_01775. Protein-coding genes within it:
- a CDS encoding sensor histidine kinase, with amino-acid sequence MRSRLLPLLLILLAGVLLALGFPLAVSQAQGEQQRVVVDRIDDTARFASLAQFVTAPSQPDERQAILEKELHRYHALYGIRAGVFYRDGRVMASSPDGWRVPGDGEESADGQGEDGARAFAEALAGRRSHDPPQVWPWQEDGRIAVASPVIRDGDVAAVVLTDSPTGPMRSRILHGWLAIVAGEAAAMLLAVGAALRLTGWVLRPVRTLDRATHEIATGKLTSRVVASGGPPELRRLAHSFNEMAGNVEDALEQQRAFVADASHQLRNPLSALLLRIELLALELPEDSEEMASVRAEGKWLAQVLDDLLGLALAEHADAAHAVLTDVAEVAAERVAAWRPVAEQKGVELTTAGQSAATGWADPVALSSALDAVVDNAVKFTPESGSVTVTVTAGGDRVTVETADGGPGLTDEELERVGDRFWRSGRHQNVSGSGLGLSITRALLAGSGGTLSFAHNEPEGLRVVITVPRSAPDRAPHQGLTER
- a CDS encoding response regulator transcription factor; amino-acid sequence: MRLLLVEDDDRVAAALSAVLARHGFDVTHVRSGAEALQELLAGGQDAPGFAVVLLDLGLPDQDGFEVCGKIRRTSSTPVIMVTARADVRSRIHGLNLGADDYVVKPYDMGELLARIHAVSRRRTGEDGAGAPESGARDTASAGGTAGKAGGADHGTLRLGGVTIELPTRQVSVDGSEVSLTRKEFDLLALLAQRPGVVFRREQIISEVWRTSWEGTGRTLEVHVASLRAKLQRPALIETVRGVGYRMAARGA
- a CDS encoding amino acid ABC transporter ATP-binding protein, producing MSEVSVIKDAGGPDPATDELVVLDNVNKHFGALHVLQDIDLTIARGEVVVVIGPSGSGKSTLCRTINRLETVDSGSITIDGKPLPAEGKELARLRADVGMVFQSFNLFAHKTVLENVTLGQTKVRKADKRTADEKARALLDRVGVGNQADKYPAQLSGGQQQRVAIARALAMDPKVMLFDEPTSALDPEMINEVLEVMQQLARDGMTMVVVTHEMGFARSAANRVVFMADGRIVEEATPDQFFSNPRSDRAKDFLSKILHH
- a CDS encoding glutamate ABC transporter substrate-binding protein, whose amino-acid sequence is MRFHKTAASAAVILALAATAACGGKEGSAGDKPKDQTNEKALPSYKAAKDVKVDSPALKKAQKRGKIIIGAKADQPYLGFQDQSTKKYSGFDIEIAKMVAADLGFSAKQIEWKTVDSNARETAVSKGDVDLMIGTYTINPERKKQIDFAGPYFHAGASLLVKKDQKAVKGPDSVKGKKVCSIVGSTPLQTIKEPKYGAKVTELSKYSECVSQVLDGQVDAVTTDDAILMGYAAQNPGKLKVVGKPFSEEPYGVGLKKGDKGLQKAVADAIKAHQDNGDYKKAFDATLGKSGSKFQDPPALTEK
- a CDS encoding amino acid ABC transporter permease; translation: MNVLLDNLALFREGFLGTLSLTVVSGLLAVVLGLVIAGFRVSPVPPLRFFGTMWVTVLRNTPLTLLFLVAFFVVPKVFFPGINSFVLAVLACGFYTSAFVAEAVRSGINTVPLGQAEAARAIGMSFTQIMRIVVLPQATRSVVPPLSSIFIALTKNTAIAGAFDNVDLFNVGKTLSNDGYDIAVIFIWITIGYLVITYAISGLFKLLENRLEVAR
- a CDS encoding amino acid ABC transporter permease, producing the protein MSASVLFDAPGPKARARNIVYTVVGVLALLGLVAWAGIRLYDKGQFEGELWDIFNYSGIRENILDALLSTLKVFALAGVLSLVFAVILCVARLSDHKPVRWVAVAFIDLFRSIPLLITIFALWVGIIGDMTPMWALVIGLTIYNGCVQAEVLRAGVNAVPRGQAEAAYAIGLRKTQVTASVLFPQAVRSMLPTIISQLVVTLKDTSLGFMILYPELLYSARLIANNTPVGGTYPIVQTVIVFGLIYIVLCLALAALANWIERRGRRSKAGIVPAKAKELKETVTSGP